A portion of the Oscillospiraceae bacterium genome contains these proteins:
- the trpS gene encoding tryptophan--tRNA ligase — MKKVILTGDRPTGRLHVGHYVGSLKERVRLQNSGEYDEIYVMIADAQALTDNADNPEKVRQNILQVALDYLACGIDPAKTHIFIQSMVPELTELSFYYMNLVTVSRLQRNPTVKSEIQMRNFETSIPVGFFCYPISQAADITAFKATTVPAGEDQKPMIEQCCEIVHKFNSVYGDTLVEPEIVLPQNAACLRLPGIDGKAKMSKSLGNCIYLSEEPEDIKKKVMSMYTDPNHLRVQDPGQVEGNPVFIYLDAFCRPEHFAQFWPEYQNLDEVKAHYQRGGLGDVKVKKFLNSVMQAELEPIRTRRKEWEQRLPEVVEILKEGSAYAEKTAAATLADVRRSMRIDYFDNDNLLK, encoded by the coding sequence ATGAAAAAAGTGATTCTGACGGGCGACCGCCCGACCGGACGTCTGCATGTGGGCCACTACGTCGGCTCCCTGAAGGAGCGCGTGCGCCTGCAGAACTCCGGCGAGTACGATGAGATCTATGTGATGATCGCCGACGCACAGGCCCTGACCGACAACGCCGACAACCCGGAGAAGGTGCGCCAGAACATCCTGCAGGTGGCACTGGACTACCTGGCCTGCGGCATCGACCCGGCCAAGACCCACATCTTTATCCAGTCCATGGTGCCGGAGCTGACGGAACTGAGCTTCTATTATATGAATCTGGTCACCGTGAGCCGCCTGCAGCGCAACCCCACCGTGAAGAGCGAGATCCAGATGCGCAACTTCGAGACCAGCATCCCGGTGGGCTTCTTCTGCTACCCCATCAGCCAGGCGGCCGACATCACCGCCTTCAAGGCCACCACGGTGCCCGCCGGTGAGGACCAGAAGCCCATGATCGAGCAGTGCTGCGAGATCGTGCACAAGTTCAACTCCGTGTACGGCGACACACTGGTGGAGCCGGAGATCGTTCTGCCCCAGAATGCTGCCTGCCTGCGCCTGCCCGGCATTGACGGCAAGGCCAAGATGAGCAAGAGCCTGGGCAACTGCATCTATCTGTCGGAGGAGCCGGAGGACATCAAGAAGAAGGTCATGTCCATGTATACCGACCCCAACCACCTGCGGGTCCAGGACCCCGGCCAGGTGGAGGGCAACCCGGTGTTCATCTATCTGGACGCCTTCTGCCGCCCGGAGCACTTTGCCCAGTTCTGGCCGGAGTACCAGAATCTGGATGAGGTCAAGGCCCACTACCAGCGCGGCGGCTTGGGCGATGTGAAGGTGAAGAAGTTCCTGAACAGCGTCATGCAGGCAGAGCTGGAGCCCATCCGCACCCGCCGCAAGGAGTGGGAGCAGCGCCTGCCGGAAGTGGTGGAGATCCTGAAGGAGGGCAGCGCCTACGCCGAAAAGACCGCCGCCGCCACCCTGGCCGACGTGCGCCGTTCCATGCGCATCGACTACTTTGACAACGACAATCTGCTGAAATAA
- the mgrA gene encoding L-glyceraldehyde 3-phosphate reductase — MHQASDARYSSMPYHRCGKSGLLLPAVSLGFWHNFGDTGRYETMKQLCFTAFDHGITHFDLANNYGPEPGSAEKNLGRILHENFMPYRDELIISTKAGYTMWDGPYGDWGSRKYLLASLDQSLQRLGLDYVDIYYHHRMDPNTPLEETMGALATAVQSGKAIYAGLSNYNGETLEKATAILNELHVPFVINQNRYSIFDRTIEKNGLKETANRLGKGIIAFSPLAQGLLTDRYLHGIPADSRVRTDGRFLKESALTEEKLAQIRALNEIAAARGQTLAEMALAWILKDGQVTSVLIGASRPEQILDNIKALDNTTFTAEELEAIDRASGYGKE; from the coding sequence ATGCATCAGGCATCCGATGCACGTTATTCCTCCATGCCGTACCACCGCTGCGGTAAGAGCGGCCTGCTGCTGCCCGCCGTCTCGCTGGGGTTCTGGCACAATTTTGGTGACACGGGCCGCTATGAGACCATGAAGCAGCTCTGCTTCACCGCCTTCGACCACGGCATCACCCACTTCGACCTGGCCAACAACTACGGTCCGGAGCCGGGCAGCGCCGAGAAGAATCTGGGCCGCATCCTGCACGAGAACTTCATGCCCTACCGGGATGAGCTCATCATCAGCACCAAGGCAGGGTATACCATGTGGGACGGCCCCTATGGTGACTGGGGCAGCCGCAAGTATCTGCTGGCCAGCCTGGACCAGAGCCTGCAGCGGCTGGGGCTGGACTATGTGGACATCTACTACCACCACCGCATGGACCCCAACACCCCGCTGGAAGAGACCATGGGTGCGCTGGCGACCGCCGTGCAGAGCGGCAAGGCCATCTACGCGGGCCTGTCCAACTACAACGGCGAAACGCTGGAAAAGGCCACGGCCATCCTGAATGAGCTGCATGTGCCCTTCGTCATCAACCAGAACCGCTACTCCATCTTTGACCGCACCATCGAGAAAAACGGCCTGAAGGAGACGGCCAACCGTCTGGGCAAGGGCATCATTGCCTTCAGCCCGCTGGCACAGGGCCTGCTCACCGACCGGTATCTGCACGGCATCCCGGCCGACAGCCGGGTGCGCACCGACGGCCGGTTCCTGAAGGAAAGCGCCCTCACCGAGGAAAAACTGGCGCAGATCCGTGCCCTGAACGAGATCGCTGCCGCCCGCGGCCAGACCCTGGCCGAGATGGCGCTGGCCTGGATCCTGAAGGACGGGCAGGTGACCAGTGTGCTGATCGGTGCATCCCGCCCGGAGCAGATCCTGGACAACATCAAGGCGCTGGACAACACCACCTTTACCGCCGAAGAGCTGGAGGCCATCGACCGCGCTTCTGGCTACGGCAAGGAGTGA
- a CDS encoding SDR family oxidoreductase, translating to MTKTVWITGASSGIGREFARRYAAMGCRLILTARRADRLTALAEELNDAHGTVCRILPADLADRADCDRLCAELAGERIDIFINNAGFGVCGSLLETDPAKEEEMVQVNVAAMRRLFQFMLRRMQAQGGGTILNVASSAGLLPGGPYMAGYYASKAYVVSLTRGAAQELREKRSPVYVCALCPGPVNTEFNDRAGVVFALKGITPEFCVDEAIHGMLHHKTIIVPSAFMRLCTSAQKLLPTPLLMPIVARQQKKKLG from the coding sequence ATGACAAAAACTGTCTGGATCACCGGCGCAAGCTCCGGCATTGGCCGGGAGTTTGCCCGCCGTTACGCGGCCATGGGCTGCCGTCTCATCCTCACCGCCCGCCGGGCTGACCGGCTGACGGCATTGGCAGAGGAACTGAATGACGCCCACGGCACCGTGTGCCGCATCCTGCCCGCCGACCTTGCCGACCGGGCGGACTGCGACCGCCTGTGCGCGGAGCTGGCAGGGGAGCGCATCGACATCTTCATCAACAACGCGGGTTTTGGCGTCTGCGGGAGCCTGCTGGAGACCGACCCCGCCAAAGAGGAAGAGATGGTGCAGGTGAACGTGGCCGCTATGCGGCGGCTGTTCCAGTTTATGCTGCGCCGGATGCAGGCGCAGGGCGGCGGCACCATCCTGAATGTGGCATCCTCCGCGGGGCTGCTGCCCGGCGGGCCCTACATGGCGGGCTACTATGCCAGCAAGGCCTATGTGGTCAGCCTGACCCGGGGCGCGGCCCAGGAGCTGCGGGAAAAGCGCAGCCCGGTGTACGTCTGTGCCCTCTGTCCGGGGCCAGTGAACACCGAGTTCAACGACCGGGCCGGGGTGGTGTTCGCGCTCAAGGGCATCACGCCGGAGTTCTGCGTGGACGAGGCCATCCACGGTATGCTGCACCATAAGACCATCATCGTACCGTCGGCCTTTATGCGGCTGTGCACCTCGGCGCAGAAGCTGCTGCCCACGCCTCTTCTGATGCCCATCGTAGCCCGTCAGCAGAAAAAGAAACTGGGCTGA
- a CDS encoding RpiB/LacA/LacB family sugar-phosphate isomerase, with translation MKIAIINENSQAPKNGIIEAALKKVVEPMGHEVVNYGMYSDASPRLTYVQCGILAAILLNSGAADFVITGCGTGEGAMLALNSFPGVICGHVEDPVDAYTFAQINDGNAVSMPFAKGFGWGGELNLEYTFEKLFGFGFGKGYPADRVEAEQSNKKILDGVRAVAFKPLIEILKGIDQDLLKGAIAGEHFQEQFFADCKDPELAAYVKTLL, from the coding sequence ATGAAGATCGCAATCATCAACGAGAACAGCCAGGCCCCCAAGAACGGCATCATCGAAGCAGCCCTGAAGAAGGTCGTGGAGCCCATGGGCCATGAAGTGGTCAACTACGGCATGTACTCCGACGCTTCTCCCCGCCTGACCTATGTGCAGTGCGGCATTCTGGCTGCCATCCTGCTGAACAGCGGCGCCGCCGACTTCGTCATCACCGGCTGCGGCACCGGCGAGGGTGCCATGCTGGCCCTGAACAGCTTCCCCGGCGTGATCTGCGGCCATGTGGAGGATCCCGTGGATGCCTACACCTTTGCTCAGATCAACGACGGCAACGCCGTGTCCATGCCGTTTGCCAAGGGCTTCGGCTGGGGCGGTGAGCTGAACCTGGAGTACACCTTCGAGAAGCTGTTCGGCTTTGGCTTCGGCAAGGGCTACCCCGCTGACCGCGTGGAGGCCGAGCAGAGCAACAAGAAGATCCTGGACGGCGTGCGCGCCGTGGCCTTCAAGCCCCTCATCGAGATCCTGAAGGGCATTGATCAGGATCTGCTGAAGGGTGCCATTGCCGGTGAGCACTTCCAGGAGCAGTTCTTTGCAGACTGCAAGGATCCTGAGCTGGCTGCTTACGTCAAGACCCTGCTGTAA
- a CDS encoding DUF1622 domain-containing protein — protein MQGLYQLNATITHFLEGFLETAVPMIAGLAEVVGLFIIITSLAKASYHYVRATFFNDHHDFHHEMSSGLTTALEFLMSAEIAKTFLLQNLESVVPLAATFALRAMMSLLLHWEMEGGHRPANAKGEEAGEKE, from the coding sequence ATGCAGGGACTGTACCAACTCAATGCAACCATCACCCACTTTCTGGAGGGCTTTCTGGAAACAGCGGTGCCCATGATCGCAGGTCTGGCCGAAGTGGTCGGCCTGTTCATCATCATCACCAGCCTGGCCAAAGCCAGCTACCACTATGTGCGGGCGACCTTTTTCAACGACCACCACGACTTCCATCATGAAATGAGCAGCGGCCTGACCACCGCGCTGGAATTTCTGATGTCGGCCGAGATCGCTAAGACCTTCCTGCTGCAGAATCTGGAATCCGTCGTGCCGCTGGCAGCCACCTTCGCGCTGCGCGCCATGATGAGCCTGCTGCTGCATTGGGAGATGGAGGGCGGCCACCGCCCGGCCAATGCCAAGGGCGAAGAGGCTGGAGAAAAGGAATAA
- the thrS gene encoding threonine--tRNA ligase has protein sequence MKIIYKDGHVDECPQDQELHVIRHTAAHIMAQAIKRLYPQADFAFGPATENGFYYDVDLGDQKLSDEDLANIEKEMRKIVKENLPIKPFILPRAEAVKLMEERKENYKIEHMADLADETEFSFFQQGEYVDMCIGPHLTYTKALKAFKITQQSGAYWKNDKENKMLTRINGVAFHNQEELDAWEKEQQEARERDHRKIGKEMGLFMTDDLVGRGLPMFLPAGYTVWQELENYIKAKERARGYLHVMTPCIGTVNLYKTSGHWDHYRENMFPAMEMEGESYVLRPMNCPHHMMIYANHPHSYRDLPMRIGEIAHDFRYESSGTLKGIERGRHFCQNDAHLFCTPEQIKSEVADVCNLIFETYKDFNITDYRCVLSLRDPADKKKYHDDDAMWNHAENALREVLTELGIHFTEEIGEAAFYGPKLDVNVKPAVGAEYTLSTCQLDFCLPAKFHLTYVDKDGTEKTPVVLHRAILGSLDRFMAYLIEETKGKFPTWLAPVQVKVLPVSEKTLDYAQDVTEKLVEAGVRVALDDDNQKIGYKIRAAQQVDRVPYMLVLGAKEAEAGNISVRDRKGETTTMELDAFIAKVTDEIKNRTYNA, from the coding sequence ATGAAGATCATCTATAAGGACGGCCATGTGGACGAGTGCCCGCAGGACCAGGAACTGCACGTCATCCGCCATACCGCAGCCCACATCATGGCACAGGCCATCAAGCGCCTGTACCCGCAGGCGGACTTTGCCTTCGGCCCCGCCACCGAGAACGGCTTCTACTACGACGTCGATCTGGGCGACCAGAAGCTGAGCGACGAGGATCTGGCCAACATCGAAAAAGAGATGCGCAAGATCGTCAAGGAGAACCTGCCCATCAAGCCCTTCATCCTGCCCCGTGCCGAGGCCGTGAAGCTGATGGAAGAGCGCAAGGAGAACTACAAGATCGAGCACATGGCGGACCTGGCCGACGAGACCGAGTTCAGCTTCTTCCAGCAGGGCGAGTATGTGGATATGTGCATCGGACCTCACCTGACCTACACCAAGGCCCTGAAGGCCTTCAAGATCACCCAGCAGTCCGGCGCATACTGGAAGAACGACAAGGAAAACAAGATGCTGACCCGTATCAATGGTGTGGCTTTCCACAATCAGGAAGAGCTGGATGCCTGGGAGAAGGAGCAGCAGGAGGCCCGTGAGCGCGATCACCGCAAGATCGGCAAGGAGATGGGCCTGTTCATGACCGATGACCTGGTGGGCCGCGGCCTGCCTATGTTCCTGCCCGCAGGCTACACCGTCTGGCAGGAGCTGGAGAACTATATCAAGGCCAAGGAGCGTGCACGCGGCTACCTGCACGTCATGACCCCCTGCATCGGCACCGTGAACCTGTACAAGACCTCCGGCCACTGGGATCACTACCGTGAGAACATGTTCCCCGCCATGGAGATGGAGGGCGAGAGCTACGTCCTGCGCCCGATGAACTGCCCCCACCACATGATGATCTACGCAAATCATCCGCACTCTTACCGCGACCTGCCCATGCGCATCGGTGAAATCGCACACGACTTCCGTTACGAGTCCTCCGGCACCCTGAAGGGCATCGAGCGCGGCCGTCACTTCTGCCAGAACGATGCCCATCTGTTCTGCACCCCGGAGCAGATCAAGAGCGAAGTGGCCGACGTGTGCAACCTGATCTTTGAGACCTACAAGGACTTCAACATCACCGATTACCGCTGCGTGCTGAGCCTGCGTGACCCCGCCGACAAGAAGAAGTACCACGACGATGACGCCATGTGGAACCACGCCGAGAACGCTCTGCGTGAGGTGCTGACCGAGCTGGGCATCCACTTCACCGAGGAGATCGGCGAGGCTGCCTTCTACGGCCCGAAGCTGGACGTGAACGTCAAGCCCGCCGTGGGTGCCGAGTACACTCTGTCCACCTGCCAGCTGGACTTCTGCCTGCCGGCAAAGTTCCACCTGACCTATGTGGACAAGGACGGCACCGAAAAGACCCCTGTGGTGCTGCACCGCGCCATCCTGGGCTCTCTGGACCGCTTCATGGCCTACCTGATCGAGGAGACCAAGGGCAAGTTCCCCACCTGGCTGGCTCCCGTGCAGGTCAAGGTGCTGCCCGTGTCCGAAAAGACGCTGGACTACGCTCAGGATGTTACGGAGAAGCTGGTGGAGGCCGGTGTCCGCGTGGCACTGGACGACGACAACCAGAAGATCGGCTACAAGATCCGTGCCGCACAGCAGGTGGACCGTGTGCCCTACATGCTGGTGCTGGGTGCCAAGGAAGCCGAGGCCGGCAACATCTCGGTGCGTGACCGCAAGGGCGAGACCACCACGATGGAGCTGGATGCCTTCATTGCCAAGGTGACCGACGAGATCAAGAACCGCACCTACAACGCCTGA